In Plasmodium vivax chromosome 14, whole genome shotgun sequence, the genomic window GCCCAGCCGGCATAAACTGACCTCGGCAGACCAACCCGATGCGGCCATCCCCGCTGAAATGGCATTGCTTTCACCAAATTTGCTTCACATTGTTGTGACAGTTATTCCCAATTTGGCTATCAAGTTGGTGAGAGCGACGTGTAACCGCACGAATAAGTAACCACTTTACGTAACCCACCTGCATGCTTGTCCAAAGAGAAAGCAGCTCCCTTCGGGAGTGCCCCCCTGTGGAGAGGTTGCGCTACACTTGGCGGGgtttcaaattttaaaaaaaaaaaggggcgtaATGAAGCTGCATCAAACGGGACGAAAAGGGCACAGGGAGGGGTGATTGGCGATGACGGCGGTGCAAAGAACACCATTTGTATGTGGGgcaaacggaaaaaaaaaaaaaaaaaaatacccacaCAACTATGGTAAGCAGCACCGCGCCATACACACGCAGCTACTCATAACTGTATAgacgtatgcatatgcatgtgAGCACACTCGCTTGTgtttcccctcccccgcttACTTCTTTCAATGGAGTTATAAATCGcacgaaaaaagaaacggtGAAAAAATACGGATCATTCAAAAGGGGGTGTCTgtaaaccaaaaaaaaaaaaaaaaaaaaaaaaggaatgcgGGTGGGGGGATTAAAAACTTCACgcggacgaaaaaaaaaagaaagaaaaagtgaaagtgaaagtgaaagtgaaagtgaaagtgaaagtgaaagtgaaagtgaaagtgaacgtgaaagtgaaagtgaaagtgaaagtgaacgtgaaagtgaaagtgaaagtgaaagtgaacgtgaaagtgaaagtgaaagtgaaagtgaacgtgaaagtgaaagtgaaagtgaaaagaaaatatcgAAGGGGGATGAGGGGCAGGCACACACCCGAGGCGTCCCCCTCTCCAACTCCTACACAGAGGAGGGTATAAGTGGTGCGCCTCCCCGGTCAGAGGCTCCCATTGGGGTGCCGCTGGAAAGGGCGCTCCTGCTGAGCGGATTACTGAGGAGGGAGCAATTGTTAAAAGTTTCAATGCTGGACGCCTCACCGCTGGACGCCTCACCGCTGAGCACCTCATTACTCaccgcctcaccgcttcaccgcctcaccgcttcaccgcctcaccgcttcaccgcctcaccgcttcaccgcctcaccgcctcaccgcttcaccgcctcaccgcctcaccgcttccccgccTCACCGCTCACCGCACCGCTTCCCCGCGAGGAGGCGCTGGTTGAGCTTGTGGTGGGCGAGGAGGACATTGACGACGTAGTCCCGATACAAGTTATCAATGTCAAAGTACCGATTGAAGTATTTGTACTTATAGTACTGAATGGAGTAGTGCACTACGTAATTGCACCGCCAAAGGGACCGAGATATTTTGCGAATATATTTCACAAACTGCTTATTCTCCTTCTTATTATTGTACACGTATATGACGATGTGGATCACTCGGTTCTTTCTCGGAGGAAACTTAGAAAGAGTTAACTCGTTTATAATGCGGgtgtacattttatttataaaatgaatatccTCTTCATCATTGAAACGAAAGTAAATGGAGCCCAGtctctttctcctcctcctcatcattcCTTGGAAGTTGAATAGGTGCTGCTTCAGATAGGCTTCTAAAAAAGTTAAGGCGGAGAGAAGGTGCGATAGACAGAGGTCCAGAATAGAAACCGTTTTTAGCTTGTCGCATCTTATGAGCACTAGTAGCCACAGGAAGGGACTGCTCAGTCCGTAGTTAAACAGGGAGAAGTGCTCCACACTCAGCTCGTTCATCAAACAGattatgtttttccttcccttcttttcctccttctcaattatatttttgcacagGTACAGCATTTCTATGCTGACGTTTTTCTTGTGCTTCTGGTTTTCCACCAGCCAGATGTAGCCCCCCCTCTTCAGCCGCTTCAGCTTCCCCTCGGCGGGCGCGCTTGCGCGGCGGGCCGGCTGCGATGCGGGTTTGTACGCGGGTTGGCATGCATGCTGCCACGCCGACTGAGCTGCAGGTTGGAACGCAGATTGGTAGGGGGGTTGCCGTGCCGACTGAGCTGCAGGTTGATGTGCCTGCTGCCGCGACTGCCGCGCAGAGGGGCAGTCACCGCGCTGGCCGCCTTCCTCGCTCCCCGCGCTTTCCCCGCTGGCCACGCTGGGCAGCGTGCTGCACGGGCTGTCCTCTCCGCTCCCCAGGCTGCGCAGCGTGCTGCAGGGGCTGCCCCACCTGGGGGcgccctcccccccagcGAGGTGGTCACAGCTAGCGAGTTGGTCACTTCTGGCGAGTAGGTCACTTCCAGCAGGATCACCACCCCCAGCAGGATCACCACCCCCAGCAGGATCACCACTTCCAGCATGCTCACCACCGCTAACCGGCTCACCGCTAAATGCCTCCCCATCCGAGTCGTGCGCGATGTAGCTGCCGTCCGCGTAGTGCACCGGGCGGTTGGCCCCCCGCATGCAGATCCTATCCCTGTACGtgggggtgaagaagatCTTCTGGTCGTTGCTACTCACATGCAGCGCGTAGTAGTTTATGGCGTCCTGCTCATACCTCTCCTGGCAATCAGTGGAGAATTTATTCACCTGCATGAGCTCCTCATCCGTCTCTCTAATCAGCTGGTGCATCTCCTTGTCCCTCTCGACCCACCCACTCCTCTTCCGCTCACTCCTGCCTCTGTTAATTTCTACACTATTTAGCTTCAGGTAGCGAGAAAACACCTCCTTCCCTCTTCCATACAGACAGATGGAGACCACCATGTGGTAGAAATAGAAGAAGTAGTCGTAGCAGGAGATGTTTATCGTTTTTAGAGACGGTAGATGCACCGAGATGAGCATCTCTATCATGTCGTAGCTCTGAATTCCTGACAGGTTCAGAACCCGTAAGGTGCTCAGGCTGCTTATGTAATTACTTAGATGCAGCTTTGGCTTGTAGTTTTTTATCCGCTCGAAGCAGTTTTTCCTCCAGTTATAGACCACGCCGATGTGCTCGCACAGCAGGTGCATCTTCTGGTCCCTGCCGCGGGGGGCCCCCTGGCTGGCCGCTTCGCCCGCAGGGGGTTCCTTCGTTGACGATTCTTCCGTTGGTGGTTCCTCCGATGACGATTCCTCTGCTGACGATTCCTCTGCTGACGATTCCTCCACTGACGATCCCTCCTCTGACTGCTCCCCCGCTGACTGCCCCGCCGCTAAtcgccccccccgcagcagCAACTCCTGGATGTGCCGCAAATTGCCTTTCTTCACGCACCGCACAGAGAGGTTGCTCATGAGCACCTCCTTGGAAAGGAACTCGAAGAGGATGCCATGGTGGGAGTAAATGAACAGCGGGCAGTTTACATCGTTCAATCCGTGGACGTGGAGCTCCTCCAGGGTGCTCGCGTGTGCTCTTAGCAGTTGGCTAATGTCGTAGGTATTTGCGTTCCTGAGGAAGTCTCCCTTGAGCGTTATCCTTTTTAGGAAGGGCTTGTCGCGCAGCAGCAGCTGCTTCTTCGAGATCCCGCACTGGGGGCGCCGTCtagctgcagggggggggcggtgaGGTGGTGAGGTGGTGAGGCGGTAAGGAGGTGGTAACGATGCGGTGGAGTGCCGCGCTCGTCCGCGCGTGTCCGCTTGAGGGGAACTTCGCTACCCCACTTGTCCCTCTCTCCCGTGGGCCTTACCGCAGAAAGGACTGGCGTACGCATTGCGCTCGTCGCTCAGGAGGGACACCACGAACGAAGCGAACTTCTCCGGATGAACGAAACGCACGAACCTTATGTAGTTATTCAAACTGATCCACTCATTCTGGCAAAAGGCATTTTCATCCTTTATGTTCTCCCTGAAATGCCTGCACACCAGCTTCAGTTTTAGTGCCTCGTTAAGGGTTAAAAATTTGGTAATATTGGCGAAAGCGTCACTGGAGATCCCCACGAGCAGGTGTGCATCGTTCCCATTTCGCATTattcctggggggggggcagcgtAAAAGCGTGGCTGATAAGCGTGGCTGTCTGCTGGTTGAAAAAGCACGCGCGCCGTCTGCGGGTTGGAGAAGCACGCGCGCCGTCTGCAAGTGGGCACACGAATAACCGAGCGAGCGATCCGAAAAGTGTTCACCAGGCAAGCGCAGATGGGGGGAGGTAGCCAACTGAGCGTGTAGTTAGTCGAGCGTGATGAATCGAGCGCGCCCAATCAGATGGACGGCcacaaaaataaacgaaCAGTCAAATGCGCTTAAAGCAGAgctggaaaaaggaaaaaaaaaaaaaaaaattcgcattttttttttttaagtgtgcACGGGAATTTCGCCTCTTCCGTTTTGCGCGCGCGGctccctttgccgcttcgccgctgtGTCACTTCGCTGTTGTGTCACTTCGCTGTTGTGCCACTTCGCTGTTGTGCCACTTCGCCGCTTTACCACTTCGCCGCTTTACCACTTGGCCAGTTTCACCCTTTGGTCGGCGCTCCCCGGCAACGCCTTCGAAATGAGTTGCCGCATGCGACGTCGCATCGACCGCGAACGGGAGCGGCCTTTTTTCGCTTAACTTTGCCGCGCATTTGTTTCGCAATTTTGACCGCCCGTTTTCCGAGTTTTTTCCCGCCCGTTTTCCGAGTTTTTTCCCGCCcgttttcccaattttgccaATCTGTTTTCCGAGTTTTTACCCCccgctttcccccttcttcacatttttttactcaaCCTTTGCGCCATTTCCGCtcagttttttccccctttcgctgAGTTGTGTCCCCCCTTTCGCTgagttttttcctcccccttgtgcGCGCTGCTCTGCGGCCCCCATGGCGCATCGCCCGGGAAGCATTTGGCGCCTCTCCAGTTGCGCCCAGCTGAAGTACCGCGCGACCCAGCTGCCCGccccaaaaggaaagaaaaaaaatttctcctttttcccctcggGGGTACACACCAATAGGGAAGGCTCCCAAGTTGcgttaaaaggggaaaaaataaaaaaagatgatTGCCCGGTGACCTTCGTGGGGAGCGACCGTCACGGCCACGGCGACAGCCAGGACGGCCTTCTGAGTGCGCAGGGAACCCCCATCGAGGGGTTGCCCATTGACAGGCTCCACACCGACGGGTTACCCATTGACAGGTTGTACAGCGACGGGTTACACCCCGATCGGGATACCTTCCGCCCCTATTTGACGAAGCGGAGAAGCGCCCTCAAGTTCTTTTCGTACCACGTGAAGGAGTACCAGGAGGGCATGCTGTTCAAGCAGAGTGATGGGAGTGAAAAGGCATTTTTATACTCcaccaaaattaaaaagtgccAGCACAGCGATAGGATAAGTAGCAATTTGTTGGTTAGCTGTTTTTCCGGTGGGGACCGGGGGGAAAGAGTCTCCAGGAAAAGCCTCTTCGACATTCTGTTTGGGAAGTTTAGCCTCCTGTACCTCTTCACCGAAACGAGCCACGTGCACGAGGTGGGGAAGTACCTGGCCGACTTTGCTCGCCGGAAGGGGCAGCATGGAGCACACCCACCGTACAATCAGCACATACAGCACACACAGCAGATGCGCATGGTTGAGGAAGGCAATGCTGTAAGGCTGAGGGACAGGCAGGAGCCAATTCACCTCCACTACTGCTACGTCTCGCCTTACAGATACCTCCTCTCGACGTATTTCAGCAAAAGAATAGCTCAGGATTTAAAGGCcaattattttaacaaaaataattttttttttataaatgacaGATTAAGTGTGGACGCTGAAAACACGCTGCTGCTCCCTGGGAGCAGAACCATCGGCTCGTTCACCCCCCACGATACGTTGCCGTCGTTGCTTCTAGTGGACGACTGCTGCTACGTGAGATATCACATAAAGGGGTTGTTCACGAGGGAGGCTTCGCACTACCTCTTCAACGTCATCAGGGCCATTTAGGGATGCCGCTCGTGCTTCGACGCGGAGGTGGCCTCCCAATTGGGGGATCAACTGACCAGGCAGTTCGGTCACTCCCCTCTGGGGTGtacacaaaatggctacACAGCTTTGTGCGTACACCctttgcttaattttgcaGTTTAACCTTATGTTCTCTCCACACAGGTGGGGCCCTTTCACTCGCGTGCACGAATGGGAGAACACTCTGTTGATGCTTCTGTCAGCGGTACGAAGTGTTTGAGAGTGGGAGAAAAGTTGATCGAGGTGGAAGGCACGTTCCAGGGGATATGCAAACTGATGGCGATGTCCGCCACGCAGCCATGTGTTGTACCTGCCTTTTTATGCGTGGCTATTTGATCGTTTAATCTGTTTTTTGTGTTTTAgcttttgcattttcgtgttttgtattttcctgttttggtgtttttttttttttttttttttctgtgtgcGTGTGCAGGCTATTGGGAGACCTCCCATTTGCCCCCGCCGAACGCAACTTTCAAAGCTTTAATCAGCCAGATTTAGGAACTCGTTTTTATACCTCACGAGACACACCTGTTCCGTTTCGTCCATTCGGCCACCTTCTGTGAGCAATCCTCTTTTGTCGCCCTTATGCTAATGCTGACAAACTTCGCatgaaagcaaaatgggaagaaaaacgttTTGGCTGAAATGCGCATTTTGACCTtgcctgttcaggcaaaaaaggaaaaaaaaaaaaaaaaaaaaaaaaaaatagcatattATTTGTTCACCTTTTGGACGTAGTAAAAATAACCACTGACTTGACTCCCCTTTTCGCGCACCACGagtcttttcattttgtatgcCTCGCATCCGTACTTGTTTGCAAGTTTGTTCTGTCCTGTTCTGTGTTTTACCATCCTGCTATGTGATGTTCCTCTCCCCTGTTGTACCCCccgcgcgaaaaaaatgtgctacCTGAGAAGGAGCCTGAGCAAATCTGTGAACTCGCTCGTCCTCCACTTCGAGTTTGTCAAGTGCAAAAATTTAGCGAGCTATCGAAAGAAGGGAAAGTATTACATGATCATTTCTTACGAccatttgcttttttacGAGAAGGATTTTTACGAAGTTCagttcaaaatattttttgctgaCATTCGGCAGATATATACGTGTGACCAGTCCAACTATGTGCATGTCACGCTGAAGGAGGGCGCGGTAGGGGGGACTGCACACGGACGTGTGAAAGTGCACGCGGGGTTACCCCTCCAGGTATTGATACGCACATGTCCACCCTGTGGTTATCTTTCCATCCCCCCCGAATAGGCCATTAACGACATAGGCATCAAGGGAATAAACAAAAGCATCCTCGTCAAGCAGCTATGCGTTGCATACAGCACGTACTACATGTTCAACCTGAACATGGTCAGCTGAAGAGACTGAGCATAGGCTTCTCCGGGAGAGTTCACCCCGGCATGCACACACAACGTAGATGTGTGTACTGTTTACGTATTGGTGCACTTCCTCATTTGAGAGttcaataattataaagacgcacttctccccccccttctgcctTCACCATATGAACCTCTGAAAGAATATCTACGTGCCAATTACAAACGAGACGTACGAGGAGAGATGCCGCAGAACCGGGCATCATTCAAAACGGAGGAAGGTCGACCTTTCCGTGCAGCCGTTTATCGGGTAGGTTGAAACGAttcccctctccccccgTGGGGGCACACCAACTGGTTGGCCTCTCACTTGGTGGCCTCTAACTGGTTGGCTTCTCACTTGGTGGCCTCTAACTGCTTGAGGGTTAATCTCCCCCTGGGtggctgcctcccccccccccccattcGCCCTCTCGCGCCGAGCTCACCAACGTGTGGATCCCCTTCCCCGGCAGGTACCGCAAAGTCGTGTTCGACGagtacttcttcttcatccacAAGTCCTTTCAAAGTTAGCCCCCCCAAGTGGCAGCAGTGGCAGCAGAGGCATAAGCGGCATAAGCAGCAGCAGTGCCAACGCTGTGAGGGAACTGTTCGCTGAGCGCACTAAGGCGTATAAGCAAACCCCTTCACTTTGCACACACGCTCAAAATTAGGTGTTGCACTGGgtagactttttttttgcacccccATTTGAAGCATCTTCTAACTTGCACAATTctgttgtcatttttttttttttttcttcctgatTAGACTTCGCATCCGTTTCGAGCGAGAGCACCTTCTACATCGACCACAGAGGTGAGGGGGAGAGTTCTACAGACAAAAATATGCAGCTCGAAGTGCgagatgagaaaaaaaaggcgtctCCCTTTTGCAGCGCAAAGTGACCTTTTcaggagctagccaaaattaACTTtgctgacttgttcatattttctttttttttttttttttttttttttttttttttctctgcacAAAATAGGAATCGAAATAAGCATAAAGATAGAAGACCAGAAGAGCATGATCGAGTTGGATGGGGTTACAAAAGCGAGCAAACTGCACGACGCATGTGTGCAAGCCGCAGTGTGCATATGCGCATGGGGGGAGATGCTCCTCCAAAGCGAAGTTGCCATGTTGCTCTTCATTTGCATCGCCTCACCGCACACTCCACCTGCGCTCCTTTGCAGACGGCGGACAGTAACTTTTACCAGCTGGCGAGCAACCACCTCAATTTTTTAGTCGTAATTATATGAGTGCAGCCCTGTGAGGCCACGTCGAAGCGCAACCAGCAGATGTAACCGGAGAGGCAACTGCGGAGGCAACCGCAGAGGCAACTGCAGACACACCCACGTGCATGGCGCGCCCCCGCTAAACACCCCGCAGAACGACTCCAAAATGCCGCTCATCATACGGAAGAATTTTTACTACAAGAAGATGAACTTATCGGACGACTTGGCGAAGTGGTCTGGATACGAGGTCGGTTTGGGAGTTGCcgctgtgttttttttttcggagaGGAGGAAAGTTTGTCACTTGTGTGACGGTGCAGATGCGCAGTCACGGATAGTCGCAGCGGGGCACATGCGGTGGCTGCCATCCCCTCCCCCTTAGGTCTACTTGAAGAACGAGACGCACACCATTGTCTGTATAATTTTGAGGAGGATGTGTAAGTGGAAGGCACGTAGAGTGGGGCTCCCCAATAGGGTGCAGCCAACGGGGTTGTTCCTCCACATGTGAGGGATTCCACATGGGTGTGTTTCCACTTGGGTGTGACTCCTCTCCACCTTCCCCAACTGCAGTCATCCCCCCTCTGTTGGACAAAAGCCAAGACATATTCATCACGTTTAAAATATCCCACCAAAGTCAACAGGGTTAGTCTCTCCGTGGGACCTCCTCCCATCAGCGAAGCTGCAAGCTGGTCCACCTGTCCTGTGTGTGTTTATGGGATGTGTACCTATGCACACCATTCAGTAATTACGTCTCACCAGTGCACAGCCTCTCCATTTGCTTTTGTTCCGattgcttcctccccccatcTCTCCAGAGTTCGACGTCACGGATAAGGACCTGCACGCGGAGGTCTACGTGGTGGCCAACTCGATCACGCCCAACGACATCCACAACGCTTTGTAGGGAACACGCACATGAAAACATATTAACATGTGCAGGCGACTTTGAGCAATAACGCCTCCTTTACGAGCGAACAGTGGGCCCGCGCACCCACTGGGTTAGGAAGCACTCCAATGCTGCCAACCCGCACAGCAATTCAACAGCTgaacctcccccccttccgtCTCTCCATCCACCGCAGCTACGCCAACCTGATACAAGTCCAAGTGGATGCCCTCCTGTACAACTCGGATGTGTATGGGTATTTCGAGACGGCCCTAAAAATAAAGGTAAGCGGCAGGGAGGAGGGAGAGATGTAGAAGGGGGAGATGCAGAAGGAGACCCCTTTTCACAGATGCACTGCGAAGAAGCCCCCGCGCAGCGTTGCAAAATGGGTTACACATCTGCACACGTTTGCCCCATCTTAGCCATCCTACTTTGACCAACTGAAGATGTTCTTCAAGTCCATGCTGGTCATACTGAAGGAAGGAGACGTCGTGATTAGCTCCGGTCGGTGCAGATGTTCAGAAGGGGAGGGAGCAGAGAGTTATAGCCCCCCTGTGTATTACTCATCTGCGTAGTGCGCCCAGTCACCCGGAGTAAATCACCCCGCGTTGACCATCCCGCGTTGAACACCCCGTACTAATGACCGTGTGCCCCCTTGTGGCGAcacttctttcccccttaCAGACGTGATGGACTTCCTGGGGGAGCACACCAAGGTGGAGAGAAACCTCGAGTACCTTCTGAACGTCATCCTGAACCGGATTCCAGGTGggctgccgctccccccccgggcTGCCGCCTCCCAACCGGATTGCCGCCTCCCAACCAGATTGCCGCCTCTCAACCGCACTGCCGCAACACACTCGTGCCATTCACCCCACAGGCGTGAACCTCCTGGACACCCACCGAAGCGAACAGATCAAAATCAACCGCGTGCTGCACCGCCTGTCTGACTACCTACTCTACTGCCTAGATTCGGGTTTCCTCTGTAAGGTGGATGCGTGATGGGGGAGGGATCCCCAGCTGGCCACCAGCAATGGGTTTGATAGGACCCCAAAcggttttttcccccccgatTGGCCTTTTCCCACCATTTCACCTCTTCCCCCAACTCGCAGCGGAGAAGTTCAACGTGACGGACCTGATCAAGGGGGCGATCGCGATCAACGCGGACGGCATGCCGGTAGGTCGTGCAGCGGCGACATCGCAGTGACATTGCAGTGATACCACCTCCACACCGCATCGTCACCGCTTCTGAACCGCCCCCACACTGCAGGCCATGAACGACGTGCTGAACTTCCTGCTGCACTTGCGCTCACGGGACTACTCCGCGGGCTACCGCAAAGACTGCCTGGAGCTGCTTCGCGAGGAGGAGACCCCCGCCCAGGCGGTTGCCCcgggtgaagaagcagggGGCGCTGTGGATGCCACCCCAAACGGTGCTACCGCTTCCGCGGGCACTACCGCTTCAGCTGGTACTACCTTTGCACTCACCCGGATCGAGCAGCTGCTGGCGGGCGAGGACCACTCGGTGAGCGACTTCCTGCTGTTCCACCTGCACCAGTGCGGGTACATCAACCAGCGCTGCAGGTACCAACACGACAGCAGCTACAAACACATCATCGCGTGCATCCTCAAGCACGGAGTGAACATGAagatc contains:
- a CDS encoding F-box domain containing protein (encoded by transcript PVX_100570A) — encoded protein: MRNGNDAHLLVGISSDAFANITKFLTLNEALKLKLVCRHFRENIKDENAFCQNEWISLNNYIRFVRFVHPEKFASFVVSLLSDERNAYASPFCARRRPQCGISKKQLLLRDKPFLKRITLKGDFLRNANTYDISQLLRAHASTLEELHVHGLNDVNCPLFIYSHHGILFEFLSKEVLMSNLSVRCVKKGNLRHIQELLLRGGRLAAGQSAGEQSEEGSSVEESSAEESSAEESSSEEPPTEESSTKEPPAGEAASQGAPRGRDQKMHLLCEHIGVVYNWRKNCFERIKNYKPKLHLSNYISSLSTLRVLNLSGIQSYDMIEMLISVHLPSLKTINISCYDYFFYFYHMVVSICLYGRGKEVFSRYLKLNSVEINRGRSERKRSGWVERDKEMHQLIRETDEELMQVNKFSTDCQERYEQDAINYYALHVSSNDQKIFFTPTYRDRICMRGANRPVHYADGSYIAHDSDGEAFSGEPPARRASAPAEGKLKRLKRGGYIWLVENQKHKKNVSIEMLYLCKNIIEKEEKKGRKNIICLMNELSVEHFSLFNYGLSSPFLWLLVLIRCDKLKTVSILDLCLSHLLSALTFLEAYLKQHLFNFQGMMRRRRKRLGSIYFRFNDEEDIHFINKMYTRIINELTLSKFPPRKNRVIHIVIYVYNNKKENKQFVKYIRKISRSLWRCNYVVHYSIQYYKYKYFNRYFDIDNLYRDYVVNVLLAHHKLNQRLLAGKRCGER
- a CDS encoding hypothetical protein, conserved (encoded by transcript PVX_100575A) yields the protein MAHRPGSIWRLSSCAQLKYRATQLPAPKGKKKNFSFFPSGVHTNREGSQVALKGEKIKKDDCPVTFVGSDRHGHGDSQDGLLSAQGTPIEGLPIDRLHTDGLPIDRLYSDGLHPDRDTFRPYLTKRRSALKFFSYHVKEYQEGMLFKQSDGSEKAFLYSTKIKKCQHSDRISSNLLVSCFSGGDRGERVSRKSLFDILFGKFSLLYLFTETSHVHEVGKYLADFARRKGQHGAHPPYNQHIQHTQQMRMVEEGNAVRLRDRQEPIHLHYCYVSPYRYLLSTYFSKRIAQDLKANYFNKNNFFFINDRLSVDAENTLLLPGSRTIGSFTPHDTLPSLLLVDDCCYVRYHIKGLFTREASHYLFNVIRAI
- a CDS encoding hypothetical protein, conserved (encoded by transcript PVX_100580A) — translated: MCYLRRSLSKSVNSLVLHFEFVKCKNLASYRKKGKYYMIISYDHLLFYEKDFYEVQFKIFFADIRQIYTCDQSNYVHVTLKEGAAINDIGIKGINKSILVKQLCVAYSTYYMFNLNMNIYVPITNETYEERCRRTGHHSKRRKVDLSVQPFIGYRKVVFDEYFFFIHKSFQS
- a CDS encoding hypothetical protein, conserved (encoded by transcript PVX_100585A), coding for MPLIIRKNFYYKKMNLSDDLAKWSGYEVYLKNETHTIVCIILRRMFIPPLLDKSQDIFITFKISHQSQQEFDVTDKDLHAEVYVVANSITPNDIHNAFYANLIQVQVDALLYNSDVYGYFETALKIKPSYFDQLKMFFKSMLVILKEGDVVISSDVMDFLGEHTKVERNLEYLLNVILNRIPGVNLLDTHRSEQIKINRVLHRLSDYLLYCLDSGFLSEKFNVTDLIKGAIAINADGMPAMNDVLNFLLHLRSRDYSAGYRKDCLELLREEETPAQAVAPGEEAGGAVDATPNGATASAGTTASAGTTFALTRIEQLLAGEDHSVSDFLLFHLHQCGYINQRCRYQHDSSYKHIIACILKHGVNMKIKKKILHKLLLFSNDYKKKYDSTLVSAIVYFLAKICEEKKKKKKKKLAVLILSVLINITSNNEETKTVLIRLDIHKTCNLLILSNDCEIVQKVCLLYINLSKSKWMCEGIVNSGILLHMMDLLFNIYAINLRERKEICINILCVIGQVCNYCKTYAHFLLSNHAELVSAAMYIYQATNKQLFEKGKLIYFFKQILVNSYQMGEQICRQLSPLMIMEIYSSSEDKNFIYSSLSLFDAMCCYKVNCLHLEGMQIAPLLRFVKSLNVVELYRRAERIEAALRKNKHLGGP